The following proteins come from a genomic window of Pelmatolapia mariae isolate MD_Pm_ZW linkage group LG17, Pm_UMD_F_2, whole genome shotgun sequence:
- the ccdc59 gene encoding thyroid transcription factor 1-associated protein 26 homolog, with product MAPTDQKTKNEKFAGKEGDLAKTKNGAKGVKKKRKWISDQKLFKGSVKEGQGFAFNRKQKVKHEYNKLLRKEKKKNPGSKNLYKEEYPEHLRHLYEAEAEKLKKEAWTNRVNRSKLRMKGQAKEMGESDEEDDDEAQQTKAAGEEEVSGGSEVKESVSGNQAEPTSASQSESLPMSNRMRKKMERKNSYQKTNEEFERIQEKRRKKKEEYLKNKQQREEAIQKYKQKKMETFQILNKKTKKGQPNLNLQMEYLLQKIQGTGK from the exons ATGGCACCAACAGATCAAAAAACGAAGAATGAGAAGTTTGCAGGGAAAGAGGGTGACTTGGCGAAAACAAAAAATGGCGCGAAGGgtgtcaaaaagaaaagaaaatggatcTCCGATCAGAAATTATTCAAAGGCAGCGTAAAAGAAG GTCAAGGATTTGCTTTCAACAGGAAGCAGAAAGTCAAACATGAATACAACAAACTGCTGcgaaaggagaagaagaagaacccGGGGTCCAAAAACCTCTACAAAGAAGAGTATCCAGAACACCTCAGGCATCTGTACGAGGCAGAGgcagaaaaactgaagaaagaAGCCTGGACGAACAGAGTGAACAGGAGTAAGCTGAGGATGAAAGGGCAGGCGAAAGAGATGGGGGAAAgtgatgaagaggatgatgatgagGCACAGCAGACCAAGGCAGCTGGTGAAGAAGAAGTTAGTGGGGGATCTGAGGTGAAAGAGTCAGTGTCCGGGAACCAAGCTGAGCCAACATCAGCTTCACAGAGCGAAAG TCTTCCAATGAGCAAtcgcatgagaaaaaaaatggagaggAAAAACTCTTACCAGAAGACAAATGAAGAATTTGAGAGGATCCAAGAGAAgcggagaaagaagaaagag GAGTACTTGAAGAACAAGCAACAGAGAGAAGAGGCCATCCAGAagtacaaacagaaaaagatggAGACATTCCAGATCCTAAACAAAAAGACCAAGAAAGGACAGCCAAATCTAAACCTCCAAATGGAATATTTACTTCAGAAGATACAAGGAACTGGGAAATGA
- the cracr2ab gene encoding EF-hand calcium-binding domain-containing protein 4B isoform X1, with protein MEEEEDGVNGFGRSPERRGSDWGRIALLDKTKEFFQTCDVEGKGFITRTDMRRLHRELPLSAEELEDVFDSLDTDHTGYLTLEAFTSGFSQFLHGRRISVTDDQNQAPGPVFRAKEALYQSQWEAKLSGVEDEEERHFCMLLESLGASNVFEDPDEVRSLWIQLRRDEPHLLSNFEEFLARVTHQIKEAHQEKKEMESALQRKAATHDSEIRYLYEEMEAQIKNEKERLLLKDSERLQLRSQDLEHQLLTKERELEQLFQKQKRLEHQCSELSSEKQESHVENVKLKMTNNELSRALESTSQELVLAQEQLSMLQEQASRLQQEKEMEMYRVTEGLQREKQSLMKQLDLLREMNKHLKDERDLCCGVPRTSLRKKQKQRAGLGNIFDDSSQPAKRASLLVDGSYLSLEALPIEHLQIVFVASSSCSEDDTTTATPAPSTTAASSPVCQQRPSANRNSGLANGHISPALPKVHDMKTKAKRLSTKMATNKRVLGRSRDKSKKVEIDKKVAEEEEVLDAPPDGWPLRRVISIEEDHLPHLLQGGPQPLLHQVSEEEDERDEEEEDAGRSDLSASPRYISVSKEAPPARKSYFTQSKKTPPVSPRGQPVGKETSQKAKELFAPDRLFKVVLVGNSSVGKTSLLRSFCEGGFHPSTTATVGIDYSVKTLTLDNMQVAMQLWDTAGQERYRSITKQFFRKADGVVVMYDVTVEESFKAVRPWLTNVQEAAGEGIPILLLGNKMDMDEDREVSFKEAEQLAYENKVMFFEVSAYTGKNVTESLTHLARVLMEQEDRVRDTTVILSTQPVKKKACCK; from the exons atggaggaggaggaggacgggGTGAATGGCTTTGGACGGAGCCCAGAGAGGAGGGGCTCTGACTGGGGTCGCATTGCCCTGCTGGACAAGACCAAGGAGTTCTTCCAGACCTGTGATGTGGAGGGAAAAGGCTTCATCACTCGCACTGATATGAGG AGGCTCCACAGAGAGCTGCCTCTGTCCGCAGAGGAGCTGGAAGACGTGTTTGACTCTCTGGATACAGACCACACGGGTTACCTCACACTGGAGGCATTCACCTCTGGATTCA GTCAGTTTTTGCATGGTCGAAGGATCTCTGTGACTGATGACCAAAATCAGGCCCCTGGCCCAGTCTTCAGGGCTAAGGAAGCCCTTTATCAGAGCCAATGGGAAGCCAAGCTGTCAGGAgttgaggatgaggaggagaggCACTTCTGCATGCTGCTGGAAAGCCTGGGAGCCAGTAATGTATTTGAAGA TCCAGACGAGGTGCGCAGCCTTTGGATCCAGCTCAGACGTGATGAGCCTCACCTCTTGTCCAATTTTGAGGAATTTCTGGCCAGGGTCACCCATCAAATCAAGGAAGCTCATCAGGAAAAGAAGGAGATGGAGAGCGCCCTCCAGAG GAAGGCAGCAACACATGACAGTGAGATCCGGTATTTATATGAAGAGATGGAGGCACAGATCAAAAATGAgaaagaacggctgctgctaaAG GACTCTGAGCGGCTTCAGTTGCGCAGCCAGGACCTGGAGCACCAGCTTCTTACGAAGGAGAGAGAGTTGGAGCAGCTTTTCCAGAAGCAGAAACGG TTAGAGCACCAGTGCTCTGAGCTGAGCAGTGAGAAGCAGGAGAGCCACGTAGAGAACGTCAAACTGAAAATGACCAACAATGAGTTGTCCAGAGCGCTGGAGAGCACCAGCCAGGAGCTGGTGCTGGCCCAGGAACAGCTGTCTATGCTGCAGGAACAGGCCTCCCGGCTACAACAGGAGAAAGAAAT GGAAATGTACCGAGTAACTGAAGGACTGCAGAGGGAAAAGCAAAGTCTAATGAAGCAGCTTGACCTCCTCAG AGAGATGAACAAGCATTTAAAGGATGAGCGAGACTTGTGCTGTGGTGTA cctCGAACCTCACTCAGAAAGAAGCAGAAGCAGAGAGCGGGCCTCGGCAATATATTTGATGACAGCAGCCAGCCGGCAAAAAG AGCCTCACTGTTGGTGGATGGGTCCTACCTATCTCTGGAGGCCTTGCCTATAGAGCACCTTCAAATCGTTTTTGTTGCTTCCTCCTCCTGTAGTGAAGATGACACCACCACTGCCACCCCTGCTCCCTCCACCACAGCTGCTAGCAGCCCTGTGTGCCAACAAAGGCCTTCAGCGAATAGGAACTCTGGCTTAGCCAATGGTCACATCAGCCCCGCTCTGCCTAAAGTGCACGACATGAAGACAAAGGCCAAAAGGCTGTCCACCAAAATGGCCACCAACAAGAGGGTGTTGGGGAGAAGCAGAGACAAATCAAAGAAAGTTGAAATTGATAAGAAGGTggcagaagaggaggaggtgttAGATGCCCCGCCGGACGGGTGGCCCCTCCGCAGAGTCATCTCCATAGAAGAGGACCACCTACCCCACCTGCTCCAAGGAGGACCTCAGCCCTTACTGCACCAGGTCAGCGAGGAGGAAGACGAGagggatgaggaggaagaagatgcCGGAAGGAGCGACCTCAGTGCTTCCCCACGTTACATCTCAGTGTCAAAAGAAGCTCCTCCTGCAAGGAAATCCTACTTTACTCAATCGAAGAAGACCCCGCCTGTTTCTCCAAGAGGACAGCCTGTGGGAAAGGAGACCTCACAG AAGGCGAAAGAACTGTTTGCCCCAGACCGCCTGTTTAAAGTGGTCCTGGTTGGAAATTCCAGCGTTGGGAAAACATCCCTGCTGCGCTCCTTCTGTGAGGGCGGTTTCCACCCTTCCACAACTGCTACTGTGG gtaTTGACTACAGTGTGAAGACATTAACATTGGACAATATGCAGGTAGCCATGCAGCTTTGGGACACTGCAGGCCAAGAGAG GTACCGCAGCATAACCAAGCAGTTCTTTCGCAAGGCAGATGGTGTGGTGGTGATGTATGATGTTACAGTGGAGGAGAGCTTCAAGGCTGTGCGGCCCTGGCTCACCAATGTTCAG GAAGCAGCAGGAGAAGGGATCCCTATTCTCTTGCTAGGTAACAAAATGGACATGGACGAAGACAGGGAGGTGTCATTTAAAGAAGCTGAGCAACTTGCTTAT GAAAACAAGGTGATGTTCTTTGAGGTCAGTGCCTACACGGGAAAGAATGTGACAGAGTCCCTGACCCACCTGGCCAG AGTGTTAATGGAGCAGGAGGACAGGGTGAGAGATACAACAGTCATACTCAGCACTCAGCCTGTGAAGAAGAAAGCCTGCTGCAAGTGA
- the cracr2ab gene encoding EF-hand calcium-binding domain-containing protein 4B isoform X3 encodes MEEEEDGVNGFGRSPERRGSDWGRIALLDKTKEFFQTCDVEGKGFITRTDMRRLHRELPLSAEELEDVFDSLDTDHTGYLTLEAFTSGFSQFLHGRRISVTDDQNQAPGPVFRAKEALYQSQWEAKLSGVEDEEERHFCMLLESLGASNVFEDPDEVRSLWIQLRRDEPHLLSNFEEFLARVTHQIKEAHQEKKEMESALQRKAATHDSEIRYLYEEMEAQIKNEKERLLLKDSERLQLRSQDLEHQLLTKERELEQLFQKQKRLEHQCSELSSEKQESHVENVKLKMTNNELSRALESTSQELVLAQEQLSMLQEQASRLQQEKEMEMYRVTEGLQREKQSLMKQLDLLREMNKHLKDERDLCCGVPRTSLRKKQKQRAGLGNIFDDSSQPAKSEDDTTTATPAPSTTAASSPVCQQRPSANRNSGLANGHISPALPKVHDMKTKAKRLSTKMATNKRVLGRSRDKSKKVEIDKKVAEEEEVLDAPPDGWPLRRVISIEEDHLPHLLQGGPQPLLHQVSEEEDERDEEEEDAGRSDLSASPRYISVSKEAPPARKSYFTQSKKTPPVSPRGQPVGKETSQAKELFAPDRLFKVVLVGNSSVGKTSLLRSFCEGGFHPSTTATVGIDYSVKTLTLDNMQVAMQLWDTAGQERYRSITKQFFRKADGVVVMYDVTVEESFKAVRPWLTNVQEAAGEGIPILLLGNKMDMDEDREVSFKEAEQLAYENKVMFFEVSAYTGKNVTESLTHLARVLMEQEDRVRDTTVILSTQPVKKKACCK; translated from the exons atggaggaggaggaggacgggGTGAATGGCTTTGGACGGAGCCCAGAGAGGAGGGGCTCTGACTGGGGTCGCATTGCCCTGCTGGACAAGACCAAGGAGTTCTTCCAGACCTGTGATGTGGAGGGAAAAGGCTTCATCACTCGCACTGATATGAGG AGGCTCCACAGAGAGCTGCCTCTGTCCGCAGAGGAGCTGGAAGACGTGTTTGACTCTCTGGATACAGACCACACGGGTTACCTCACACTGGAGGCATTCACCTCTGGATTCA GTCAGTTTTTGCATGGTCGAAGGATCTCTGTGACTGATGACCAAAATCAGGCCCCTGGCCCAGTCTTCAGGGCTAAGGAAGCCCTTTATCAGAGCCAATGGGAAGCCAAGCTGTCAGGAgttgaggatgaggaggagaggCACTTCTGCATGCTGCTGGAAAGCCTGGGAGCCAGTAATGTATTTGAAGA TCCAGACGAGGTGCGCAGCCTTTGGATCCAGCTCAGACGTGATGAGCCTCACCTCTTGTCCAATTTTGAGGAATTTCTGGCCAGGGTCACCCATCAAATCAAGGAAGCTCATCAGGAAAAGAAGGAGATGGAGAGCGCCCTCCAGAG GAAGGCAGCAACACATGACAGTGAGATCCGGTATTTATATGAAGAGATGGAGGCACAGATCAAAAATGAgaaagaacggctgctgctaaAG GACTCTGAGCGGCTTCAGTTGCGCAGCCAGGACCTGGAGCACCAGCTTCTTACGAAGGAGAGAGAGTTGGAGCAGCTTTTCCAGAAGCAGAAACGG TTAGAGCACCAGTGCTCTGAGCTGAGCAGTGAGAAGCAGGAGAGCCACGTAGAGAACGTCAAACTGAAAATGACCAACAATGAGTTGTCCAGAGCGCTGGAGAGCACCAGCCAGGAGCTGGTGCTGGCCCAGGAACAGCTGTCTATGCTGCAGGAACAGGCCTCCCGGCTACAACAGGAGAAAGAAAT GGAAATGTACCGAGTAACTGAAGGACTGCAGAGGGAAAAGCAAAGTCTAATGAAGCAGCTTGACCTCCTCAG AGAGATGAACAAGCATTTAAAGGATGAGCGAGACTTGTGCTGTGGTGTA cctCGAACCTCACTCAGAAAGAAGCAGAAGCAGAGAGCGGGCCTCGGCAATATATTTGATGACAGCAGCCAGCCGGCAAAAAG TGAAGATGACACCACCACTGCCACCCCTGCTCCCTCCACCACAGCTGCTAGCAGCCCTGTGTGCCAACAAAGGCCTTCAGCGAATAGGAACTCTGGCTTAGCCAATGGTCACATCAGCCCCGCTCTGCCTAAAGTGCACGACATGAAGACAAAGGCCAAAAGGCTGTCCACCAAAATGGCCACCAACAAGAGGGTGTTGGGGAGAAGCAGAGACAAATCAAAGAAAGTTGAAATTGATAAGAAGGTggcagaagaggaggaggtgttAGATGCCCCGCCGGACGGGTGGCCCCTCCGCAGAGTCATCTCCATAGAAGAGGACCACCTACCCCACCTGCTCCAAGGAGGACCTCAGCCCTTACTGCACCAGGTCAGCGAGGAGGAAGACGAGagggatgaggaggaagaagatgcCGGAAGGAGCGACCTCAGTGCTTCCCCACGTTACATCTCAGTGTCAAAAGAAGCTCCTCCTGCAAGGAAATCCTACTTTACTCAATCGAAGAAGACCCCGCCTGTTTCTCCAAGAGGACAGCCTGTGGGAAAGGAGACCTCACAG GCGAAAGAACTGTTTGCCCCAGACCGCCTGTTTAAAGTGGTCCTGGTTGGAAATTCCAGCGTTGGGAAAACATCCCTGCTGCGCTCCTTCTGTGAGGGCGGTTTCCACCCTTCCACAACTGCTACTGTGG gtaTTGACTACAGTGTGAAGACATTAACATTGGACAATATGCAGGTAGCCATGCAGCTTTGGGACACTGCAGGCCAAGAGAG GTACCGCAGCATAACCAAGCAGTTCTTTCGCAAGGCAGATGGTGTGGTGGTGATGTATGATGTTACAGTGGAGGAGAGCTTCAAGGCTGTGCGGCCCTGGCTCACCAATGTTCAG GAAGCAGCAGGAGAAGGGATCCCTATTCTCTTGCTAGGTAACAAAATGGACATGGACGAAGACAGGGAGGTGTCATTTAAAGAAGCTGAGCAACTTGCTTAT GAAAACAAGGTGATGTTCTTTGAGGTCAGTGCCTACACGGGAAAGAATGTGACAGAGTCCCTGACCCACCTGGCCAG AGTGTTAATGGAGCAGGAGGACAGGGTGAGAGATACAACAGTCATACTCAGCACTCAGCCTGTGAAGAAGAAAGCCTGCTGCAAGTGA
- the cracr2ab gene encoding EF-hand calcium-binding domain-containing protein 4B isoform X2 has product MEEEEDGVNGFGRSPERRGSDWGRIALLDKTKEFFQTCDVEGKGFITRTDMRRLHRELPLSAEELEDVFDSLDTDHTGYLTLEAFTSGFSQFLHGRRISVTDDQNQAPGPVFRAKEALYQSQWEAKLSGVEDEEERHFCMLLESLGASNVFEDPDEVRSLWIQLRRDEPHLLSNFEEFLARVTHQIKEAHQEKKEMESALQRKAATHDSEIRYLYEEMEAQIKNEKERLLLKDSERLQLRSQDLEHQLLTKERELEQLFQKQKRLEHQCSELSSEKQESHVENVKLKMTNNELSRALESTSQELVLAQEQLSMLQEQASRLQQEKEMEMYRVTEGLQREKQSLMKQLDLLREMNKHLKDERDLCCGVPRTSLRKKQKQRAGLGNIFDDSSQPAKSEDDTTTATPAPSTTAASSPVCQQRPSANRNSGLANGHISPALPKVHDMKTKAKRLSTKMATNKRVLGRSRDKSKKVEIDKKVAEEEEVLDAPPDGWPLRRVISIEEDHLPHLLQGGPQPLLHQVSEEEDERDEEEEDAGRSDLSASPRYISVSKEAPPARKSYFTQSKKTPPVSPRGQPVGKETSQKAKELFAPDRLFKVVLVGNSSVGKTSLLRSFCEGGFHPSTTATVGIDYSVKTLTLDNMQVAMQLWDTAGQERYRSITKQFFRKADGVVVMYDVTVEESFKAVRPWLTNVQEAAGEGIPILLLGNKMDMDEDREVSFKEAEQLAYENKVMFFEVSAYTGKNVTESLTHLARVLMEQEDRVRDTTVILSTQPVKKKACCK; this is encoded by the exons atggaggaggaggaggacgggGTGAATGGCTTTGGACGGAGCCCAGAGAGGAGGGGCTCTGACTGGGGTCGCATTGCCCTGCTGGACAAGACCAAGGAGTTCTTCCAGACCTGTGATGTGGAGGGAAAAGGCTTCATCACTCGCACTGATATGAGG AGGCTCCACAGAGAGCTGCCTCTGTCCGCAGAGGAGCTGGAAGACGTGTTTGACTCTCTGGATACAGACCACACGGGTTACCTCACACTGGAGGCATTCACCTCTGGATTCA GTCAGTTTTTGCATGGTCGAAGGATCTCTGTGACTGATGACCAAAATCAGGCCCCTGGCCCAGTCTTCAGGGCTAAGGAAGCCCTTTATCAGAGCCAATGGGAAGCCAAGCTGTCAGGAgttgaggatgaggaggagaggCACTTCTGCATGCTGCTGGAAAGCCTGGGAGCCAGTAATGTATTTGAAGA TCCAGACGAGGTGCGCAGCCTTTGGATCCAGCTCAGACGTGATGAGCCTCACCTCTTGTCCAATTTTGAGGAATTTCTGGCCAGGGTCACCCATCAAATCAAGGAAGCTCATCAGGAAAAGAAGGAGATGGAGAGCGCCCTCCAGAG GAAGGCAGCAACACATGACAGTGAGATCCGGTATTTATATGAAGAGATGGAGGCACAGATCAAAAATGAgaaagaacggctgctgctaaAG GACTCTGAGCGGCTTCAGTTGCGCAGCCAGGACCTGGAGCACCAGCTTCTTACGAAGGAGAGAGAGTTGGAGCAGCTTTTCCAGAAGCAGAAACGG TTAGAGCACCAGTGCTCTGAGCTGAGCAGTGAGAAGCAGGAGAGCCACGTAGAGAACGTCAAACTGAAAATGACCAACAATGAGTTGTCCAGAGCGCTGGAGAGCACCAGCCAGGAGCTGGTGCTGGCCCAGGAACAGCTGTCTATGCTGCAGGAACAGGCCTCCCGGCTACAACAGGAGAAAGAAAT GGAAATGTACCGAGTAACTGAAGGACTGCAGAGGGAAAAGCAAAGTCTAATGAAGCAGCTTGACCTCCTCAG AGAGATGAACAAGCATTTAAAGGATGAGCGAGACTTGTGCTGTGGTGTA cctCGAACCTCACTCAGAAAGAAGCAGAAGCAGAGAGCGGGCCTCGGCAATATATTTGATGACAGCAGCCAGCCGGCAAAAAG TGAAGATGACACCACCACTGCCACCCCTGCTCCCTCCACCACAGCTGCTAGCAGCCCTGTGTGCCAACAAAGGCCTTCAGCGAATAGGAACTCTGGCTTAGCCAATGGTCACATCAGCCCCGCTCTGCCTAAAGTGCACGACATGAAGACAAAGGCCAAAAGGCTGTCCACCAAAATGGCCACCAACAAGAGGGTGTTGGGGAGAAGCAGAGACAAATCAAAGAAAGTTGAAATTGATAAGAAGGTggcagaagaggaggaggtgttAGATGCCCCGCCGGACGGGTGGCCCCTCCGCAGAGTCATCTCCATAGAAGAGGACCACCTACCCCACCTGCTCCAAGGAGGACCTCAGCCCTTACTGCACCAGGTCAGCGAGGAGGAAGACGAGagggatgaggaggaagaagatgcCGGAAGGAGCGACCTCAGTGCTTCCCCACGTTACATCTCAGTGTCAAAAGAAGCTCCTCCTGCAAGGAAATCCTACTTTACTCAATCGAAGAAGACCCCGCCTGTTTCTCCAAGAGGACAGCCTGTGGGAAAGGAGACCTCACAG AAGGCGAAAGAACTGTTTGCCCCAGACCGCCTGTTTAAAGTGGTCCTGGTTGGAAATTCCAGCGTTGGGAAAACATCCCTGCTGCGCTCCTTCTGTGAGGGCGGTTTCCACCCTTCCACAACTGCTACTGTGG gtaTTGACTACAGTGTGAAGACATTAACATTGGACAATATGCAGGTAGCCATGCAGCTTTGGGACACTGCAGGCCAAGAGAG GTACCGCAGCATAACCAAGCAGTTCTTTCGCAAGGCAGATGGTGTGGTGGTGATGTATGATGTTACAGTGGAGGAGAGCTTCAAGGCTGTGCGGCCCTGGCTCACCAATGTTCAG GAAGCAGCAGGAGAAGGGATCCCTATTCTCTTGCTAGGTAACAAAATGGACATGGACGAAGACAGGGAGGTGTCATTTAAAGAAGCTGAGCAACTTGCTTAT GAAAACAAGGTGATGTTCTTTGAGGTCAGTGCCTACACGGGAAAGAATGTGACAGAGTCCCTGACCCACCTGGCCAG AGTGTTAATGGAGCAGGAGGACAGGGTGAGAGATACAACAGTCATACTCAGCACTCAGCCTGTGAAGAAGAAAGCCTGCTGCAAGTGA
- the prmt8b gene encoding protein arginine N-methyltransferase 8-B has protein sequence MGLRHSSRCLLLRRKMAEADSSERQQPVMSPISQSAQPSPLPKPVPTTHHVPCVPHTPHVAALATCPGRGKIAKFISPEEMTSRDYYFDSYAHFGIHEEMLKDEVRTLTYRNAMYHNKHVFKDKIVLDVGSGTGILSMFAANAGAKHVYGIECSSISEYSEKIIKSNHLHNVITIFKGKVEEVELPVEKVDIIISEWMGYCLFYESMLNTVIFARDKWLKPGGLMFPDRAALYVVAIEDRQYKDFKIHWWENVYGFDMSCIRNVAIKEPLVDVVDPKQVVTNACLLKEVDIYTVKPEDLSFTSAFCLQIQRNDYVHALVTYFTIEFTKCHKKTGFSTAPDAPSTHWKQTVFYLEDYLTVKKGEEIFGSLAVRPNEKNVRDLEFTLELDFKGQLCEAAISHDYKMR, from the exons ATGGGACTGAGGCATTCGTCGCGTTGTTTGCTGCTACGGCGGAAGATGGCGGAGGCGGACAGCTCAGAG AGGCAGCAGCCTGTAATGTCCCCCATTTCTCAGTCTGCTCAGCCCTCCCCACTGCCTAAACCAGTGCCTACTACCCACCATGTGCCCTGCGTCCCCCATACGCCTCATGTAGCAGCACTGGCCACCTGTCCTGGTCGAGGCAAGATTGCCAAGTTCATCAGCCCCGAGGAAATGACATCACGGGACTACTACTTTGACTCTTATGCTCACTTTGGCATCCATGAG GAGATGCTGAAAGATGAGGTGCGGACACTGACCTACAGGAATGCCATGTACCACAACAAGCACGTGTTCAAAGATAAAATAGTCCTGGATGTCGGTAGCGGCACTGGAATCCTCTCAATGTTTGCTGCCAACGCCGGTGCCAAACATGTGTACGGG ATTGAATGCTCAAGTATATCTGAATATTCAGAGAAGATTATCAAGTCGAATCACTTGCACAATG TCATTACCATCTTCAAGGGcaaggtggaggaggtggagctgCCTGTGGAGAAGGTGGACATTATAATCTCAGAGTGGATGGGCTACTGTCTTTTCTACGAGTCCATGCTCAACACGGTCATCTTTGCCAGGGACAAATGGCTG AAACCTGGAGGCCTGATGTTCCCTGACAGAGCAGCACTCTACGTGGTAGCCATTGAAGACAGGCAGTACAAGGACTTTAAGATACATT GGTGGGAAAACGTATATGGGTTCGACATGAGTTGCATTCGCAATGTGGCCATCAAAGAGCCTCTGGTAGATGTGGTAGATCCCAAGCAAGTGGTGACGAACGCCTGCCTTCTGAAG GAAGTGGACATCTACACTGTGAAGCCAGAGGACCTGTCCTTCACCTCAGCCTTCTGTCTGCAGATTCAGCGCAATGATTACGTCCATGCTCTGGTCACCTATTTTACCATTGAGTTCACCAAATGTCACAAGAAGACTGGTTTCTCCACTG CTCCAGATGCCCCAAGCACACACTGGAAGCAGACTGTGTTTTATTTAGAGGACTACCTAACTGTCAAGAAGGGAGAGGAGATCTTTGGCAGTCTTGCTGTCAGGCCCAACGAGAAGAATGTG CGTGACCTGGAGTTCACCCTTGAGCTAGATTTTAAAGGGCAACTATGCGAGGCCGCCATTTCCCACGACTACAAAATGCGTTAG
- the LOC134615708 gene encoding E3 ubiquitin-protein ligase TRIM39-like produces MATASSLLSEERFLCCICLDVFTEPVSTPCGHNFCRPCIHKYWDTSDVCQCPFCKRTFSSRPELNVNTTMSELAAEVAKLVQVKVSTSDRELPEGTNVLCDICTGMKEKAVKSCLMCLTSFCVVHLEPHQRVSVLKSHKLIDPVINLDERMCKKHNKITELYCRTDKACVCVLCFKSDHKSHNVISLEEEYEAVLAKNDEVMENIHKMIQSRCDKIDAIEKSLDASQKEADEEKEASVQMFTDFIRFIQKSQADVVEVIEERHRAMKQKAEGFLKEMRMEVAELKSKRSQLEQLSRSEDHHCLVQNFSSLRVPSSKDWSNANVYSNLSFNEVRRAMAQVKQTADKILEKVPEIKMKRMREHAVDLTIDPNTAHCSLTISQDRKQVGTAEKQNLPKNPKRFEMYPEVLAKEGFTGGKFYFEVQVKDKSKWTVGVVRESVDRKGDTRLSVSDGYWTIGLNEGKYYGYENSAVILVQLKKLQKVGIFVDYDKGVVSFYDVDSKSHIYSFSGYRFKEKLYPYFCPHYNTDKMNVAPLVITPVPHRLA; encoded by the coding sequence ATGGCAACTGCCAGCAGTCTGTTGTCAGAGGAGAGGTTCTTATGCTGCATCTGTTTGGACGTGTTTACCGAGCCAGTGTCAACCCCGTGTGGTCACAACTTCTGCCGCCCGTGTATCCACAAGTATTGGGACACTAGTGACGTTTGTCAGTGTCCATTTTGCAAAAGGACATTTTCTTCGAGACCTGAACTCAACGTCAACACTACCATGTCTGAGTTAGCGGCTGAGGTTGCAAAGCTGGTCCAAGTCAAAGTGTCAACTTCAGACCGAGAGCTCCCAGAAGGAACAAATGTGCTTTGTGATATCTGCACCGGGATGAAAGAAAAGGCCGTTAAGTCTTGTTTGATGTGCCTTACTTCTTTCTGTGTAGTCCACCTGGAGCCTCATCAGAGAGTTTCAGTGCTTAAGAGCCACAAACTAATCGATCCTGTGATTAATCTTGATGAGAGGATGTGCAAAAAGCACAACAAGATAACAGAACTGTATTGTAGGACTGACAaggcctgtgtttgtgtgttgtgtttcaAAAGCGATCACAAGAGTCACAATGTCATCTCGCTAGAGGAAGAGTATGAGGCTGTGTTAGCAAAAAATGATGAGGTAATGGAAAATATCCACAAGATGATACAATCACGATGCGATAAGATAGATGCGATTGAAAAGTCACTTGATGCCAGCCAGAAAGAAGCCGATGAAGAGAAAGAAGCCAGTGTGCAGATGTTTACTGACTTCATTCGCTTTATTCAGAAGAGTCAAGCTGATGTTGTTGAGGTGATTGAAGAGAGGCACAGAGCGATGAAACAAAAGGCGGAAGGTTTTCTGAAAGAGATGAGGATGGAAGTTGCTGAGCTTAAAAGCAAAAGAAGCCAGCTGGAGCAGCTGTCACGATCTGAGGACCATCACTGTCTTGTCCAGAACTTCTCAAGCTTACGCGTTCCTTCAAGCAAGGACTGGTCCAATGCTAATGTTTACAGCAACTTGTCTTTTAATGAAGTGAGAAGAGCCATGGCTCAGGTGAAACAAACAGCTGATAAAATTTTGGAGAAAGTTCCAGAgatcaaaatgaaaagaatgagaGAACATGCAGTAGACTTGACTATTGATCCCAACACAGCACATTGCTCACTTACCATTAGTCAAGACCGAAAACAAGTTGGAACTGCAGAAAAGCAGAATCTTCCAAAAAATCCGAAAAGATTTGAGATGTATCCAGAAGTCTTAGCAAAGGAAGGCTTCACAGGGGGGAAGTTTTACTTTGAGGTGCAGGTGAAAGATAAGAGTAAGTGGACTGTTGGAGTGGTGAGAGAGTCTGTAGATAGAAAGGGAGACACACGTCTATCAGTTTCAGATGGTTATTGGACCATCGGATTAAATGAGGGCAAGTATTATGGATATGAAAATTCAGCTGTTATATTGGTACAGTTAAAAAAGCTTCAAAAAGTGGGCATCTTCGTGGATTACGATAAGGGAGTGGTTTCTTTCTATGATGTGGATTCCAAGTCACACATCTACTCTTTCAGTGGCTATCGCTTTAAAGAGAAACTTTATCCATATTTTTGCCCTCATTATAACACAGACAAAATGAATGTTGCCCCTCTTGTCATAACACCTGTACCTCACAGATTAGCTTAG